The following proteins are encoded in a genomic region of Chloroflexota bacterium:
- a CDS encoding ABC transporter ATP-binding protein translates to MARLTLEGVQVHIRGFPILRGVDLTVPEGGIAGLVGRNGAGKTTTLRGIMGLVPVHAGAIRLDGRDLTEVPAHERARLGIGYMPEDRRLIGALTVEENILLPAWATASPACAERLEIVYELMPEVRELAGRRAAQLSGGQQKMVALARALVCGTELLLLDEPFEGLAPALAQRLAEVIRELPGRGAAVLVTDSDPRRVAGLADVVYTIERGEIVASKGGLQR, encoded by the coding sequence ATGGCCAGGTTGACGTTGGAAGGCGTGCAGGTGCATATCCGGGGCTTTCCCATCCTGCGTGGGGTGGACCTGACCGTGCCGGAGGGCGGCATCGCGGGACTGGTGGGGCGTAACGGCGCCGGGAAGACGACGACGCTGCGGGGCATCATGGGGCTGGTGCCGGTGCACGCGGGTGCCATCCGGCTCGATGGCCGTGATCTGACCGAGGTGCCCGCGCATGAGCGGGCCCGGCTGGGCATCGGCTACATGCCGGAGGATCGCCGGCTGATCGGCGCGCTGACGGTGGAGGAGAACATCCTGCTGCCCGCGTGGGCGACGGCCTCCCCGGCCTGCGCTGAGCGTCTGGAGATAGTGTACGAGCTGATGCCGGAGGTGCGGGAGCTGGCCGGCCGGCGGGCGGCCCAGTTGAGCGGGGGCCAGCAGAAGATGGTCGCCCTGGCGCGGGCTCTGGTCTGCGGCACGGAGCTGCTGCTCCTGGACGAGCCGTTCGAGGGGCTCGCGCCCGCGCTGGCGCAGCGGCTGGCCGAGGTGATCCGTGAGCTACCCGGGCGGGGCGCGGCCGTGTTGGTGACCGACTCGGACCCGCGGCGGGTCGCCGGGCTTGCTGACGTCGTGTACACCATCGAGCGCGGGGAGATCGTGGCGTCGAAAGGAGGCTTGCAGCGGTGA